The following coding sequences lie in one Spirosoma sp. KUDC1026 genomic window:
- a CDS encoding YgiQ family radical SAM protein translates to MIERPLTDWLPLTMKEVEKRGWDEVDIVLVSGDAYVDHPAFGTAVIGRIMESEGFRVAVIAQPNWKDDLRDFKKFGKPKYFFGVTAGCMDSMVNHYTANKRLRSNDSYTPGGEAGFRPDYATIVYTKILKSIYPDVPVLLGGIEASLRRVTHYDYWQDRLMPSILVDSEADMLVYGMGEQPLREILKLAKKDVPFSSMRNINQVSFLHDTNTGDLRDYNDWNTVELSSHEECLDDKIKYAANFKVVEVESNKWQANRITQKVGDQVLVINPPFKTMEEAEIDKSFDLPYTRLPHPKYKKRGPIPAYEMIKFSVNMHRGCFGGCSFCTISAHQGKFIASRSEESILKEVDELTKHPEFKGYLSDLGGPSANMYKMKGKDESICARCQSPSCIHPVICSNLDTSHKPLTKLYQKVDANPDIKKAFVGSGVRYDLLVDDFNKNNEDGNHDEYMEQLVTRHVSGRLKVAPEHTADDTLRVMRKPSFKYFKQFKRKYDKIQEKHDLNQPLIPYFISSHPGCEEQDMANLAAETKDLGFQLEQVQDFTPTPMTVAEVIYYSGVHPYTLKPVKTAKTREEKQAQNRYFFWYKPENKDWIRNRLNKLKRPDLADRLLSGPKKESSGGSKPRSKYVTYKTPGRKKR, encoded by the coding sequence ATGATTGAAAGACCCCTGACAGACTGGTTGCCGCTCACGATGAAAGAAGTCGAAAAGAGAGGCTGGGATGAGGTGGATATTGTGCTGGTGTCGGGCGATGCGTATGTCGATCACCCTGCCTTTGGAACTGCGGTAATCGGTCGGATTATGGAAAGCGAAGGCTTCCGGGTCGCCGTTATTGCTCAGCCCAACTGGAAGGACGATCTGCGCGACTTCAAAAAGTTCGGGAAACCAAAATACTTCTTTGGCGTAACGGCGGGGTGTATGGACTCGATGGTCAACCACTACACGGCCAACAAACGCCTGCGCTCCAATGACTCGTATACACCCGGTGGCGAAGCGGGTTTCCGGCCCGACTACGCGACCATTGTGTACACGAAAATTCTGAAATCAATCTACCCCGACGTACCCGTCCTGCTTGGTGGAATCGAAGCGTCACTACGTCGGGTTACCCACTACGACTATTGGCAGGACCGACTGATGCCCAGCATTCTGGTCGATTCGGAGGCCGATATGCTGGTGTACGGCATGGGTGAACAGCCGCTGCGCGAAATTCTGAAACTAGCGAAGAAGGACGTTCCGTTCTCGTCGATGCGTAACATCAATCAGGTGTCGTTTCTGCACGATACAAACACGGGTGATCTGCGCGATTACAACGACTGGAATACGGTTGAACTGTCTAGTCACGAAGAGTGTCTGGACGATAAAATCAAATACGCGGCCAACTTCAAAGTAGTCGAAGTAGAGTCGAATAAGTGGCAGGCCAACCGGATTACTCAGAAGGTTGGCGATCAGGTTTTGGTGATTAATCCACCGTTCAAAACGATGGAAGAAGCCGAGATCGATAAGTCATTTGACCTGCCCTATACCCGCCTGCCGCACCCGAAATACAAGAAGCGAGGGCCGATTCCAGCCTACGAAATGATCAAGTTCTCGGTCAACATGCACCGGGGTTGTTTTGGTGGTTGTAGCTTCTGCACCATTTCGGCCCATCAGGGTAAGTTCATCGCGTCCCGAAGCGAAGAGTCGATTTTGAAAGAAGTCGACGAGCTTACAAAACACCCCGAGTTCAAAGGGTATCTGTCTGATCTGGGCGGACCGTCGGCTAATATGTACAAGATGAAGGGCAAGGACGAATCGATCTGCGCCCGCTGCCAGAGTCCGAGCTGTATTCACCCGGTCATTTGCTCGAACCTCGATACGTCGCACAAACCGTTGACGAAGCTCTATCAGAAAGTGGATGCCAACCCGGACATCAAGAAAGCCTTTGTGGGTTCGGGTGTTCGGTACGATTTGTTGGTTGATGACTTCAATAAGAACAATGAAGACGGCAACCACGACGAATACATGGAACAACTCGTTACGCGCCACGTATCGGGTCGCCTGAAAGTGGCGCCAGAGCATACCGCCGATGATACGTTGCGGGTGATGCGGAAGCCGTCGTTCAAATACTTTAAGCAGTTTAAGAGAAAATACGACAAGATCCAGGAGAAGCACGACTTGAACCAACCGCTGATTCCCTACTTCATTTCGTCGCATCCCGGCTGTGAAGAACAGGATATGGCGAACCTGGCGGCCGAAACCAAAGACCTGGGCTTCCAACTGGAGCAGGTTCAGGATTTTACGCCCACGCCGATGACGGTGGCCGAGGTGATTTACTACTCAGGCGTTCATCCGTACACGCTGAAACCCGTCAAAACGGCGAAAACGCGCGAGGAGAAACAAGCACAAAATCGCTACTTCTTCTGGTACAAGCCCGAGAATAAGGATTGGATACGGAACCGGTTGAATAAACTCAAACGCCCCGACCTGGCCGACAGGCTGCTGAGTGGTCCCAAAAAAGAAAGCAGTGGCGGCAGTAAGCCCCGATCAAAATATGTGACGTACAAAACGCCAGGCCGCAAGAAACGGTAG